Proteins co-encoded in one Acinetobacter lwoffii genomic window:
- a CDS encoding SGNH/GDSL hydrolase family protein: MLLKAATIALIPALVIQGNRVKKNTLRLPEPEGAREGQTGTGNKLSLLILGDSAAAGVGVEHQDDALLGAILHELKDDFEIDWKLQAKTGDTSSKVIHALDQIEVQHYDVIVTSVGVNDVTKLIPVEVWIQKQEQLYSKIQQKFSPKLIIAAGVPPMNMFPALPNPLAWLFGQYAKQMNQQLENFVNQQVNMQWIEYDIEKYRAMNLQMAADGFHPSKEVYTLWGQEVAGKIRKTF, translated from the coding sequence ATGTTGCTGAAAGCCGCCACCATTGCCTTGATTCCTGCACTTGTCATTCAGGGTAATCGTGTCAAGAAAAATACCCTAAGACTGCCGGAACCTGAAGGTGCACGTGAAGGTCAAACCGGAACCGGCAACAAACTGTCTCTGCTGATTTTAGGGGATTCGGCAGCAGCAGGTGTAGGAGTAGAACATCAGGATGACGCATTACTGGGTGCAATTCTGCATGAACTGAAAGATGACTTTGAAATTGACTGGAAATTACAGGCCAAAACAGGCGATACCAGCTCAAAAGTAATTCATGCTTTGGACCAAATAGAAGTCCAGCACTATGATGTAATCGTCACGTCGGTTGGCGTCAATGATGTGACCAAACTGATACCTGTCGAGGTTTGGATTCAGAAACAGGAACAGCTTTATAGTAAAATTCAGCAAAAATTTAGTCCGAAACTGATCATTGCTGCCGGTGTGCCGCCAATGAATATGTTTCCGGCGCTACCGAATCCTTTAGCCTGGCTATTTGGCCAGTATGCTAAACAGATGAACCAGCAACTAGAAAATTTTGTGAATCAGCAAGTGAATATGCAATGGATTGAATACGATATTGAGAAGTATCGTGCCATGAATTTACAAATGGCTGCAGATGGTTTTCATCCGAGTAAGGAAGTTTATACACTTTGGGGACAAGAAGTAGCTGGCAAGATTCGGAAGACCTTCTAA
- a CDS encoding uracil-DNA glycosylase family protein, translating to MSDIETHPLPPFLPPNAKLLMLGSFPPPATRWKMNFYYPNYQNDMWRIFGLIFFENKDYFLDLPNKKFQEQLIREFLTETGIAIFDSGYQIRRLKGNASDKFLEIVVPTNIEQLLSQMPQCNHIMTTGDKATDTMMLSMPEGTLKPSIGQPSQAYFVGRDLHLYRMPSSSRAYPVSLEKKAESYRLMFEHVGLV from the coding sequence ATGTCTGATATTGAAACGCATCCGCTACCGCCATTTTTACCGCCCAATGCCAAATTACTGATGTTGGGTAGTTTTCCGCCACCTGCCACACGCTGGAAAATGAACTTTTATTATCCAAACTATCAAAATGATATGTGGCGGATTTTTGGACTGATTTTCTTTGAAAATAAAGATTACTTTTTAGATCTACCCAATAAAAAATTTCAGGAACAATTGATCCGGGAGTTTTTAACAGAAACGGGGATTGCGATTTTTGATAGTGGCTATCAGATCCGGCGTTTAAAGGGCAATGCTTCAGACAAATTTTTGGAAATTGTAGTACCTACCAATATTGAGCAACTACTCAGCCAAATGCCGCAGTGCAATCATATTATGACCACAGGCGACAAGGCCACAGATACCATGATGCTGTCTATGCCTGAAGGGACTTTAAAGCCGAGTATTGGGCAACCAAGTCAGGCTTATTTTGTCGGACGTGATCTGCATTTATATCGCATGCCTTCATCTTCTCGAGCATATCCGGTTTCTCTAGAGAAAAAAGCCGAAAGTTACCGATTGATGTTTGAACATGTGGGTCTAGTTTAA
- a CDS encoding pyridoxamine 5'-phosphate oxidase family protein, with protein sequence MISDNEWQQIRQVVADAQRAAMHGSIATVNSKGFPSITPIGTVFLNKKTSTGFFFDTYSTTFSENLQHQPMACIQAVNSSKTFWFHALLKGKFKRYPGVRLYAEIEPLRPASPEEIQQVDSRIRALKWTKGSQLIWSSFHHVREIKINSYRWVEYPNMNK encoded by the coding sequence ATGATTTCTGATAATGAATGGCAACAGATTCGCCAGGTGGTCGCTGATGCACAACGGGCCGCCATGCATGGCTCTATTGCAACAGTCAACTCCAAAGGCTTTCCTAGTATTACTCCGATCGGAACCGTATTCCTCAACAAAAAGACCAGTACGGGTTTCTTTTTTGATACTTATTCCACTACTTTTTCTGAGAATTTGCAGCATCAGCCGATGGCCTGCATACAGGCTGTGAACAGTAGCAAAACGTTTTGGTTTCATGCGTTGCTTAAAGGTAAATTTAAGCGTTATCCAGGAGTACGCTTATATGCAGAAATTGAGCCTTTACGTCCGGCCTCACCTGAGGAAATACAGCAGGTGGATTCGCGTATTCGAGCTTTAAAATGGACCAAAGGTAGCCAGTTAATCTGGTCAAGCTTTCATCATGTCCGGGAGATTAAGATCAATAGCTATCGCTGGGTCGAATATCCAAATATGAATAAATAA